One region of Streptomyces davaonensis JCM 4913 genomic DNA includes:
- the dacB gene encoding D-alanyl-D-alanine carboxypeptidase/D-alanyl-D-alanine endopeptidase, with amino-acid sequence MVVPELRPWRAARPRLARIAGAVRPRLARAATAGRPRLARLGRTVSAQVTRPKTWQYTAGAATAGLALAVGVVTAAGPWDSSGQRKAERDRAVAQEGTGGADHGRSSGTAAKAPGPAPSAASVLTGLGGATGRVKSAPGTKALSTLLDPLLGVPALGARHSAAVVDVTTGKRLYGAGSGTALTPASTTKIATAAAALNALGPDHRLTTRTALEPDTKELVLVGGGDPTLTARKDTEGLASLRTLAEDTAAALKKDGVREVTLSYDTTLYAGEELHPIGVNDNLARVSALMADEARTDDSTSGPVPRVAEPAAEAARTFADLIEDHGITTTSPGPSKATARAETLAEVSSPPLAALVERMLTNSDNDIAEALARHTALATGERPDLTGAGRAIRAELGKLGLPVKGTEFKDGSGLNRDNRLTADLLTALLAQSGDPAHPELRPILTGLPVAGFTGTLTSRYADGAAGVVRAKTGTLTGVNALAGTVVDQDGHLLAFAFLATDTTNAAEAQSALDKAATALAGCGCG; translated from the coding sequence CACGGATCGCGGGCGCCGTACGACCGCGTCTCGCACGGGCGGCCACGGCCGGACGACCGCGCCTGGCAAGGCTCGGCCGAACCGTCTCGGCGCAGGTCACAAGGCCGAAGACCTGGCAGTACACCGCCGGCGCCGCCACCGCGGGCCTCGCGCTGGCCGTCGGGGTGGTGACCGCCGCCGGTCCCTGGGACTCCTCGGGTCAGCGTAAGGCCGAGCGCGACCGGGCAGTCGCCCAGGAGGGCACGGGTGGCGCAGATCACGGCCGTAGTTCCGGTACGGCGGCCAAGGCACCCGGCCCTGCGCCGAGTGCCGCATCCGTCCTCACCGGCCTCGGCGGAGCCACCGGGAGGGTGAAATCGGCGCCCGGCACCAAGGCCCTGTCCACCCTCCTCGACCCGCTCCTGGGCGTCCCCGCGCTCGGCGCCCGCCACTCCGCGGCCGTCGTCGACGTGACCACCGGCAAGCGCCTGTACGGTGCCGGATCCGGCACCGCGCTCACCCCCGCCTCCACCACGAAGATCGCCACCGCAGCCGCGGCCCTGAACGCCCTCGGCCCCGACCACCGCCTCACCACCCGCACCGCCCTGGAACCGGACACCAAGGAACTCGTCCTCGTCGGGGGCGGCGACCCCACCCTCACCGCCCGCAAGGACACCGAGGGCCTCGCGAGCCTGCGCACCCTCGCCGAGGACACCGCCGCCGCCCTGAAGAAGGACGGCGTGCGCGAGGTGACCCTGTCGTACGACACCACGCTCTACGCGGGCGAGGAGCTCCACCCGATCGGGGTCAACGACAACCTCGCGCGGGTCAGCGCCCTGATGGCGGACGAGGCCCGTACCGACGACTCGACGAGCGGACCCGTGCCGCGGGTGGCCGAACCGGCGGCGGAGGCGGCCCGTACCTTCGCCGACCTGATCGAGGACCACGGCATCACCACGACCTCGCCGGGCCCCTCCAAGGCGACCGCCCGCGCGGAGACCCTCGCCGAGGTCTCCTCGCCGCCGCTGGCGGCCCTGGTCGAGCGCATGCTCACCAACAGCGACAACGACATCGCCGAGGCCCTCGCCCGGCACACCGCCCTCGCCACCGGCGAGCGCCCCGACCTCACCGGCGCGGGCCGCGCGATCCGCGCCGAACTCGGCAAGCTCGGACTGCCCGTGAAGGGCACCGAATTCAAGGACGGCAGCGGCCTGAACCGCGACAACCGCCTCACGGCCGACCTGCTCACGGCCCTGCTCGCGCAGTCCGGCGACCCCGCCCACCCCGAACTCCGCCCGATCCTCACCGGCCTGCCCGTCGCGGGCTTCACCGGCACCCTGACCAGCCGCTACGCGGACGGCGCGGCCGGCGTCGTACGGGCCAAGACCGGCACCCTGACCGGCGTGAACGCCCTGGCGGGCACCGTCGTCGACCAGGACGGCCACCTACTGGCCTTCGCCTTCCTCGCCACCGACACCACCAACGCGGCAGAGGCCCAGTCGGCGCTGGACAAGGCGGCGACGGCCCTGGCGGGGTGCGGATGCGGCTGA
- a CDS encoding zinc-dependent metalloprotease: MTSIGGAATPGMVDWNLAVATATRLMRPGPEVSRDEARAVVAELRRHAKASEEHVRGFTRLGTEETHDTPVLVVDRPGWVRANVAGFRELLKPLLDKMQERRSDTPGGAVLGAVGGKVTGVELGMLLSFLASRVLGQYETFAPATRELPAGANGGGRLLLVAPNIVHVERELDVQPHDFRLWVCLHEETHRTQFTAVPWLRDHLEGEIQSFLGETDVDPMTVLERIREAAQSLAGSRPEGEEDDGGRSFVEIVQTPAQREILGRLTAVMSLLEGHADFVMDGVGPAVVPSVAEIREKFQQRRAKGASRLDLALRKLLGLDAKLRQYRDGERFVRAVVDQVGMDGFNRVWTSPNTLPTKAEIAKPADWVARVHRKAES, translated from the coding sequence ATGACGAGCATCGGTGGTGCCGCAACTCCTGGGATGGTCGACTGGAATCTCGCGGTGGCGACCGCGACCCGGCTGATGCGGCCGGGCCCCGAGGTCAGCCGCGACGAGGCCCGCGCCGTCGTCGCCGAGCTGCGCCGGCACGCCAAAGCCTCGGAGGAACACGTCCGGGGCTTCACTCGTCTGGGCACCGAGGAGACCCACGACACCCCCGTCCTCGTCGTCGACCGCCCCGGCTGGGTCCGGGCCAACGTGGCCGGGTTCCGCGAACTCCTCAAACCGCTGCTGGACAAGATGCAGGAGCGCCGCAGCGACACCCCCGGCGGCGCGGTCCTCGGCGCCGTCGGCGGCAAGGTCACCGGCGTCGAACTCGGCATGCTGCTGTCGTTCCTCGCCTCCCGTGTACTCGGCCAGTACGAGACCTTCGCCCCCGCCACCCGCGAACTGCCCGCCGGCGCCAACGGCGGCGGCCGCCTGCTGCTCGTCGCGCCGAACATCGTGCACGTGGAGCGCGAACTCGACGTACAGCCCCACGACTTCCGCCTCTGGGTCTGCCTGCACGAGGAGACCCACCGCACCCAGTTCACCGCCGTGCCCTGGCTGCGGGACCACCTGGAGGGTGAAATCCAGTCGTTCTTGGGGGAGACCGACGTCGACCCCATGACCGTGCTGGAGCGCATCCGGGAGGCCGCCCAGTCCCTCGCCGGCAGCAGGCCCGAGGGCGAGGAGGACGACGGCGGACGCTCCTTCGTCGAGATCGTGCAGACCCCGGCCCAGCGCGAGATCCTCGGCCGCCTCACCGCCGTGATGTCCCTCCTGGAGGGCCACGCCGACTTCGTGATGGACGGCGTCGGCCCGGCCGTCGTGCCGTCCGTCGCCGAGATCCGCGAGAAGTTCCAGCAGCGCCGCGCCAAGGGGGCCTCCCGCCTGGACCTGGCCCTGCGCAAACTGCTCGGCCTGGACGCCAAGCTCCGCCAGTACCGCGACGGCGAACGCTTCGTGCGGGCCGTCGTCGACCAGGTCGGCATGGACGGCTTCAACCGCGTGTGGACCTCCCCCAACACCCTCCCGACCAAGGCGGAGATCGCCAAACCGGCGGACTGGGTCGCGCGGGTGCACCGCAAGGCCGAGTCGTGA